One region of Mycolicibacterium insubricum genomic DNA includes:
- a CDS encoding DNA polymerase IV translates to MDAFFASVEQLTRPTLRGRPVLVGGLGGRGVVAGASYESRVYGARSAMPMHQARRLVGATAVVLPPRGSVYRVASHRVFDTVRARIPVLEQLSFDEAFGEPVALAGATAEQVDQFCAELRAVVLAETGLIASVGAGSGKQIAKIGSGLAKPDGVRVLRPDEERILLDGLPVRKLWGIGPVAEEKLHRLGIETVGQFAALAESEAASILGAGIGPGLHRLARGIDDRPVAERAEAKQISAESTFAEDLRTLDQLRDAVGPITEAAHRRLLGDGRGARTVTVKLKRSDMSTLTRSATLPYATAEPATLTATALRLLLDPVQIGPIRLLGVGFSGLSDVQQESLFPDLDQADPDEHGGSDAPAPEPARTGWRIGDDVSHPEFGHGWVQGAGHGVVTVRFETRATGPGIARTLSADDPDLRPADPLESLAWDR, encoded by the coding sequence ATGGACGCGTTCTTCGCGTCCGTCGAGCAGCTGACCCGCCCCACCCTGCGCGGTCGCCCGGTCCTCGTCGGCGGGCTGGGCGGGCGCGGCGTGGTGGCCGGGGCCAGCTACGAGTCGCGGGTGTACGGGGCGCGTTCGGCGATGCCCATGCACCAGGCCCGCCGCCTGGTCGGGGCGACGGCGGTGGTGCTGCCGCCGCGCGGCTCGGTGTACCGGGTGGCCAGCCACCGGGTGTTCGACACCGTCCGCGCCCGCATCCCGGTGCTGGAACAACTGTCCTTCGACGAGGCGTTCGGTGAACCCGTCGCGCTGGCCGGCGCCACCGCAGAACAGGTCGACCAGTTCTGCGCCGAGCTGCGCGCGGTCGTACTGGCCGAGACCGGCCTGATCGCCTCGGTCGGCGCCGGATCCGGCAAACAGATCGCCAAGATCGGCTCCGGCCTGGCCAAACCCGACGGTGTCCGGGTGCTGCGCCCCGACGAGGAGCGGATCCTGCTGGACGGCCTGCCGGTCCGCAAACTGTGGGGGATCGGTCCGGTCGCCGAGGAGAAACTGCACCGCCTCGGCATCGAAACCGTCGGCCAGTTCGCCGCCCTGGCCGAATCCGAGGCCGCCAGCATCCTGGGTGCCGGGATCGGGCCGGGCCTGCACCGGCTGGCCCGCGGTATCGACGACCGGCCGGTTGCCGAGCGGGCAGAGGCCAAGCAGATCAGCGCGGAGTCGACGTTCGCCGAGGACCTGCGGACCCTGGACCAGCTGCGCGACGCGGTCGGCCCGATCACCGAGGCCGCCCATCGCCGGTTGCTGGGCGACGGCCGCGGCGCGCGCACGGTCACCGTCAAACTGAAACGCTCGGACATGTCGACGCTGACCCGCTCGGCGACCCTGCCCTACGCCACCGCCGAACCCGCCACGCTGACCGCGACCGCGCTGCGGCTGCTGCTGGACCCGGTGCAGATCGGGCCGATCCGGCTGCTCGGCGTCGGCTTCTCCGGCCTGTCCGACGTCCAGCAGGAGTCGCTGTTCCCCGACCTGGACCAGGCCGACCCGGACGAACACGGCGGATCCGATGCTCCCGCACCCGAACCCGCGCGCACCGGCTGGCGGATCGGCGACGACGTCAGCCACCCCGAATTCGGCCACGGCTGGGTGCAGGGCGCCGGCCACGGCGTGGTGACCGTCCGCTTCGAAACCCGCGCCACCGGGCCGGGTATCGCCCGCACCCTGTCCGCCGACGACCCGGACCTACGCCCCGCCGACCCGCTGGAGAGCCTCGCCTGGGACCGGTGA
- a CDS encoding SecDF P1 head subdomain-containing protein, protein MTVEDPSGRLAAKARRRRFMMLTAAVIGLAMLLPGLATVMQRDSTPAADQATSTTPAAPAIKPLAVVVVTEVVGVGPDGCPAPGLGPYTEHRQLCDLEKKGLYTLGSDRIELQLTGASAVPPSLAEALNPTAPPTTTAAASGGYTVHVLMTPESGREFADFTAAHPGKQLAFVRDSQVVSAPKVDGRIEGQTLVLSGELTAEQAERTAALLRNGS, encoded by the coding sequence ATGACGGTCGAGGACCCGTCGGGCCGGCTGGCCGCCAAGGCGCGGCGCCGGCGCTTCATGATGCTGACCGCCGCCGTCATCGGGCTGGCCATGCTGCTGCCCGGGCTGGCCACCGTCATGCAGCGCGACTCGACCCCGGCGGCAGACCAGGCGACCAGCACCACCCCGGCCGCTCCGGCCATCAAACCGCTCGCCGTCGTCGTGGTGACCGAGGTCGTGGGCGTCGGACCCGACGGGTGCCCGGCCCCGGGTCTGGGCCCCTACACCGAACACCGGCAACTGTGCGACCTGGAGAAGAAGGGTCTCTACACCCTCGGCTCGGACCGCATCGAACTGCAGTTGACCGGCGCGTCGGCCGTCCCCCCGTCGCTGGCCGAGGCGCTGAACCCGACGGCACCCCCGACCACGACCGCCGCCGCGTCCGGCGGCTACACCGTGCACGTGTTGATGACCCCGGAATCGGGGCGGGAGTTCGCCGACTTCACCGCCGCGCACCCGGGCAAACAGCTCGCCTTCGTGCGGGATTCGCAGGTGGTGTCGGCGCCGAAGGTCGACGGCCGCATCGAAGGTCAGACGCTGGTGCTCTCCGGTGAACTGACCGCCGAGCAGGCCGAACGAACCGCCGCGCTGCTGCGCAACGGCAGCTGA
- a CDS encoding RNA-binding S4 domain-containing protein, whose translation MEEVPIRDAGIRLGQFLKLANLIDSGADAKAVIGDGLVSVNGEVETRRGRQLKSGDVVGYDRRQVQVR comes from the coding sequence ATGGAAGAGGTGCCGATCCGCGACGCCGGTATCCGGCTGGGGCAGTTCCTGAAGCTGGCCAACCTGATCGACTCGGGCGCCGACGCCAAGGCGGTGATCGGCGACGGGCTGGTGAGCGTCAACGGCGAGGTGGAGACCCGCCGCGGCCGGCAACTGAAATCCGGCGATGTCGTCGGCTACGACCGCCGGCAGGTCCAGGTCCGCTGA
- a CDS encoding asparaginase has translation MPRIVVIATGGTIATTTGGDGVKRPARSGAELAAVVDPELLGEVDLDTVDLMSVDSSALLPADWDRIAEAVTGAADGRADGIVVTHGTDSMEETALWLDLTLDVAVPVVLTGAQRSADDPEPDGPANLADAIGLAAEPAVADRGVLVCLGGEVLAAHGLHKVGPVAPSGFAGAPAADRPRLSVGRVSAAAAPRVDIVAAYPGADGAALSGCVAAGARGIVLEAMGSGNAGPDVVAAVARHCAAGVSVAVSTRVPFCAVGTDYGPGSALVDAGAVMAQRLRPPQARVLLMATLAAGRDVPATFARWG, from the coding sequence ATGCCCCGCATCGTCGTGATCGCCACCGGCGGCACCATCGCCACCACCACCGGCGGCGACGGGGTCAAGCGCCCCGCCCGCTCGGGCGCCGAGCTGGCCGCCGTCGTGGACCCGGAGCTGCTCGGTGAGGTGGACCTGGACACGGTCGACCTGATGTCGGTCGACAGCTCGGCGCTGCTGCCCGCGGACTGGGACCGGATCGCCGAAGCCGTGACCGGCGCGGCCGACGGCCGCGCCGACGGGATCGTCGTCACCCACGGGACCGACAGCATGGAGGAAACCGCGCTGTGGCTCGACCTGACGCTGGACGTGGCGGTGCCCGTCGTGCTGACCGGAGCGCAGCGCAGCGCCGACGATCCCGAGCCCGACGGTCCGGCCAATCTGGCCGACGCGATCGGCCTGGCCGCCGAACCGGCGGTCGCCGACCGCGGCGTGCTGGTGTGCCTGGGTGGTGAAGTGCTCGCCGCCCACGGACTGCACAAGGTCGGACCGGTGGCGCCCAGCGGGTTCGCCGGGGCGCCGGCGGCCGACCGGCCCCGGCTGTCGGTCGGGAGGGTGTCGGCGGCCGCGGCTCCGCGGGTCGACATCGTGGCCGCCTATCCGGGTGCCGACGGCGCGGCGCTGAGCGGGTGTGTGGCCGCCGGGGCGCGCGGGATCGTGCTGGAGGCGATGGGATCGGGCAACGCCGGGCCCGACGTGGTCGCCGCGGTGGCCCGGCACTGCGCGGCCGGAGTGTCGGTCGCCGTGTCCACCCGGGTGCCGTTCTGCGCGGTGGGCACCGACTACGGGCCGGGATCGGCGCTGGTCGACGCCGGGGCGGTGATGGCTCAGCGGTTGCGGCCGCCGCAGGCGCGGGTGCTGCTGATGGCGACGCTGGCCGCCGGGCGCGATGTGCCGGCGACATTCGCGCGCTGGGGATAG
- the lspA gene encoding signal peptidase II: protein MTDTTPENVDDVEAPEEQALETEAADEAPETEPAESGTPETAEDEPSEDEPSEDKPAEDEAPRPRPRPRRQVLLLLLVAAFVLAVDVATKVLAVKMLTPFQPVEIIGETVTWNLQRNSGAAFSMFRGSTWVLTLIAAGVVIGIVWMGRRLVSKWWALGLGMILGGALGNLGDRIFRAPAPLHGQVVDFISIGWWPTFNVADSAVVGGAILLVALSLFGVDYDTPARRADD from the coding sequence GTGACGGACACGACCCCCGAGAACGTCGACGACGTGGAGGCGCCCGAGGAGCAGGCTCTGGAGACCGAGGCCGCCGACGAGGCGCCCGAGACCGAGCCCGCCGAGAGCGGCACCCCGGAAACCGCCGAGGACGAACCCAGCGAGGACGAACCCAGCGAGGACAAGCCCGCCGAGGACGAAGCACCCCGCCCCCGCCCCCGCCCCCGGCGCCAGGTCCTGCTGCTTCTGCTGGTGGCCGCGTTCGTGCTGGCCGTCGACGTGGCGACCAAGGTGCTGGCCGTCAAGATGCTGACCCCTTTTCAGCCCGTGGAGATCATCGGCGAGACGGTCACCTGGAACCTGCAGCGCAACTCCGGTGCGGCGTTCTCCATGTTCCGCGGCTCCACCTGGGTGCTGACCCTGATCGCGGCGGGGGTGGTGATCGGCATCGTCTGGATGGGCCGGCGGCTGGTGTCGAAGTGGTGGGCGCTGGGCCTGGGCATGATCCTCGGCGGCGCACTGGGCAACCTCGGCGACCGGATCTTCCGGGCTCCCGCGCCCCTGCACGGACAGGTCGTCGACTTCATCTCCATCGGCTGGTGGCCGACGTTCAACGTGGCCGATTCGGCCGTCGTCGGCGGGGCGATCCTGCTGGTAGCGTTGTCGCTGTTCGGTGTCGACTACGACACCCCCGCCCGGCGCGCCGATGACTGA
- a CDS encoding RluA family pseudouridine synthase has translation MTDRVMPVPEGLAGMRVDAGLARLLGLSRTAAAAIAEDGGVELDGVRVGKSDKLIDGGWLSVTIPDAPPPVQNVPEEIEGMTILYSDDDIVAVDKPPGVAAHAGVGWHGPTVLGGLAAAGFRISTSGVHERQGIVHRLDVGTSGVMVVALSEHAYTVLKRAFKYRTVDKRYHALVQGHPDPSSGTIDAPIGRHRSGEWKFTVAEGGRDSVTHYDTIEAFTAASLLDVHLETGRTHQIRVHFSALHHPCCGDLVYGADPTLAKKLGLERQWLHARSLSFAHPADGRRMEITAPYTEDLQHALDVLRAQG, from the coding sequence ATGACTGACCGCGTCATGCCGGTGCCGGAAGGGCTGGCCGGTATGCGGGTGGACGCCGGGCTGGCCCGGCTGCTCGGACTGTCCCGCACCGCCGCCGCGGCCATCGCCGAGGACGGCGGGGTGGAACTCGACGGCGTGCGGGTCGGCAAATCCGACAAGCTGATCGACGGCGGCTGGCTGTCGGTGACGATTCCCGACGCACCGCCGCCGGTGCAGAACGTGCCCGAGGAGATCGAGGGCATGACCATTCTGTACTCCGACGACGACATCGTCGCCGTCGACAAGCCGCCGGGTGTGGCCGCCCACGCCGGCGTCGGCTGGCACGGGCCGACGGTGCTCGGCGGCCTGGCGGCCGCCGGTTTCCGCATCTCCACCTCCGGTGTGCACGAACGCCAGGGCATCGTGCACCGCCTGGACGTCGGCACTTCGGGGGTGATGGTCGTCGCGCTGTCCGAGCACGCCTACACCGTGCTCAAGCGCGCCTTCAAATACCGCACCGTCGACAAGCGCTACCACGCGCTGGTCCAGGGCCACCCCGATCCGTCCAGCGGCACCATCGACGCGCCGATCGGCCGGCACCGCAGCGGAGAGTGGAAGTTCACCGTCGCCGAGGGCGGCCGCGACAGCGTCACCCACTACGACACCATCGAGGCGTTCACCGCCGCCAGCCTGCTCGACGTGCACCTGGAAACCGGTCGCACCCACCAGATCCGGGTGCACTTCTCCGCGCTGCACCACCCGTGCTGCGGCGACTTGGTGTACGGCGCCGACCCCACGCTGGCCAAGAAACTCGGCCTGGAACGGCAGTGGCTGCACGCCCGCTCACTGTCGTTTGCGCACCCCGCGGACGGCCGCCGGATGGAGATCACCGCGCCGTATACCGAGGATCTGCAACATGCTCTCGACGTGCTGCGGGCCCAGGGATGA